The genomic interval GCCTACCTAACTCGCAAAAATATTTAGTCATTGGTTCATTGGTTAAGTTAGCTTTTTTAAAGTGCAATTATTTTTACCCATCTTGGAAACATCCTAGAAACACCTTTCAACTGTCAGCTAAGTGCAGGGGGTTTCAGGATCACTCTTGATAAAAAAGATGAAAGGCTGCGCTGACTCAGATGTTGCCTTCAGGGACGTATTCacaggttgtgtgtttgtgaagcgATAACGTGGATTCATAGCAATGGATGGGGAGCAAATGTTTACCCTGCTCTTGTCAAGAAATGAAACTCGCACAGATTATGGAGTTTCATTTCCTCTGGTCTAGTCTGTTGGTGATTCCTCATACTGTAGTTGAATTCAGAACTCCAGGGGAAGAAATGTTAAAAACCCCCAAATATCTATAGCTCATAAGCATTCAGTTACGGATCAactgcaaaataaatattaaataaatatattttttaaatgccttgTGGCAAGTTTTGCTCAATTCTACACAGAACTTGTAATTGTGGTGCTAAAAGGAAAGATTTGTCCTGTTGTTACGCGTCATTCAATTTCGAACTGTCACCCATTGCATATAATATGTAACAGGACATATTGGGTGTGCTTTAAGATAACTCAGTGCATCTTTAACCAATTGCTTAATCAGCATTATTCTTTGAAAGTTGGACTTTGGAAAGACAAACTGAGCTAATCTGTGAGCGTGTgttttctcaacaaaaaaaaaggcatCGGAATTTGAAAAAGCTTGTTGACtaaaattccaaaatgtattggttCATTGATTATACTACACAAACATAAATATCATATGGGTAAAATAACTCACTTTGTGCAACTCTAAGATGTAGTTGGTGTGCTTGTTACAGATTATGTGATTTAGGTAGTCTCCATGATAAGTCTTCCCTACCCTGGTATTCATTCTCATGGATGTTGCGGTGGGCGACATTTGTCTGACATTTGTCATGGTTGGTAAGCTTGCCCAGCCAAAGTTTTCATTCATCATCAGGTCATCAATACATTGTTGATGGAATGATTCAGGCTAGACGTCCTCAGCTTCTGAGCTATCCACGGAAACATTGTCCATGAGGTCTGCGCTAACATAGCTGCTGCAACAAACTGAATTGGCGGGGATATCACAAGGAAAGATATTTCCTTCTTCATCCTCATCTTTGCAGTGTTAGTCTTAATTAAGAAACAAGTGAGCTGCAGAAAAATTACCTGTTATTCTTTTACCTTCTTTCATTTTTGAGCTCCACTAGCATACAAGCGCATCATTTCGGTAGTTTCCTCTGACTGAAGCTGGCTTATTTAGGTGGTTAGCTACGGTGGCTCAAATGTGTCATGAGgctcactgaaaatgtattttaatagaCAGACGTGcaggcagggtgtgtgtgtggtgtattaaATCAACGTGATCGTGTGTGAAAACGTGTCTATGGTCCCGTGTGCAGTTTCAACTTTTCTACTTGTAATATCAGCTACTACGCAGCCAGaggggcctttccccacggggccCCAAGCAGTTGCTTGGTTTGGGCCTTTCGGGACCAAAGGCCCTGGGTGGCTGTCGTCCATGCATGAAGATGTGCCATATGTCATTCTTTTGAAAGGAATTTCAGCTTCCATCAGGGGTAGGAAGTAAGTTCTTAGCATAATGGTTCTGCTATAATTAATAGACATGTGTGACGTACTCATGAGTGTGTCAGAATACTTGTAAGTTAACCCCATCACACCCATCCAGTCTCTCAGTGTGTCATTGTCTGTCCAACTCCCGACAGAAATCCTCACTGATTAACTCAATAACTGCAACTCTCACTCACTGTAAAACTGTCTAACTCGGTCTAACTTGGgtccccctctcctgtctcactCTATAAGTCTCTCATTAATCTCTGTTTAACGCCttgtctcattctctgtctcactctccggCCCCCCTCTGTCCAGTTCCTAGTCTGAACACCTCCATTTGCATTCAAAACCCTCCACTTACTGCTCAGGACCACAAATAACCTCcgttctcctctttctccatctccccaTGTGCCTTTCTATCCCAGCCATGGCCAGTCCACAAGCCCTCAAAGGGCCCCGGAGCCAGCCGGCATCTCCAGATGGGGGCCGGGGCCGGGGCTGGATGATGGTGGGTGCCCTGTTCATGTGCTCCGCCCTGGTGTTTGGGATCATCCGTAGCCTGGGGGTCTTCTTCGTGGAGTTCGTGCTGTACTTTGGGGAAAGTGCCCAGGCCATCTCCTGGATCACGTCAATTGGACTGGCTATGCAGCAGTGCATCAGTGAGTTAGTACtggatggtgtctgtgtgtgtgtgtgtgtgtgtgtctgtgtgtgtctgtgtgtgtgtgtctgtgtgtgtgtgtgtgtgtgtgtgtgtgtgtctgtgtgtgtgtgtgtgtgtgtctgtgtgtgtgtgtgtgttggtgaatgCTCTGTTGTAAATAATCTGTACATCCAAACTGACCTCGCTCAGGTACACAGTGCGTCGTCTGGTCGCTTACCCTCTGCGTTCCCCAGGTCCGGTGGGCACAGCGCTGTGTAATGCGTACGGAGCCAGACCTGTGGTGATGGCGGGAGGTTTTCTCTCCGGACTGGGCATCATCCTGGCCTCGCAGGCCACCTGCGTCACACACCTCTACCTCACCATGGGCATCATCTCAGGCATGGACGCACTATACCTTTACCGCGTCGAACCTAAAATCGATCACCACTGTGCTCCACTGTGTCGACCCCCTGTTTCCACTTCTCCAAATGTACACTAAGTACGTTGGGAACTTAGCAGTATACGATGCGTCACCAACCACCTTTATCTGCCGCTCCACATCCAGTCCTCTCCGTCTGTCGCCCTTCTGCCCTCACTCTTTTTGCCTCGGTTGCCTCCAGGTTCTGGATGGGCACTGGTCTTCACCCCCATGGTGGCGTCGGTGATGCAGTACTTCACGCTGCGGCGCTCCCTGGCCATGGCGCTGGGCTTCACGGGTATAGGCCTGTCGTCGTTCGTCTTCTCGCCCTTCTTCCAGCTGCTCTTGGAGATGTATGCCTGGCGTGGGGCCCTGCTCATCCTGGGCGGCCTCAGTCTCAACATGGTGGCCTGCGGGGCCCTCATCAGGCCCCTGGGGGCCCCCAAGGCTGTAGCAGCGGTATGAAGTGACCATCTGTAACACATGCAGCAAGAAACATATTACAGTCTTGTTTACAATAAGAGTGACTCCAAAATTACACAATTATTTACATTCAAGCAAAGAAAATATCTGAAACATCCAAAACAAACtgcaaatgcactgaacaagcTTGATGCAGTCATTGGTAGGaatatacaatggatataaaaagtctacacacccctgttaaaatgccaggttcttttgataaaagaatgagacaaagataaatcatgttgaAGTCTGAGTTGACCACTCTGTACTGCCACACTGAgtttcacactggtaagacagaCCTGTCTCtgtaagatccatccatgagaacaacctagaggtgGCTTTTGCTGAatccgtcactctgctgaaaatgatcataacaacacctacagtggttataaaaagtctacacacccctgttaaaatgacaggtttttgtgatgtaaaagaatgagacaaagataaatcatgtcagaaccttttccacctttaatgtgacctataacatgaaaaattaaattgaaaaacaaactgaaatctttgaggggggaaaatgaaaaactcacaataacctggttgcataagtgtgcacacccttaaactaatactttgttgaagcaccttttgattttattacagcactcagactttttgggtaggagtctatttgcatggcacatcttgacatttgcccactcttcttttcaaaagcgctccaaatctgtcagattgcgaggacatctgtgcacagccctattcagatcaccctacagatgtacaattggattcaggtctggactctggctgggccattccaaaatgttaatcttcttctggtgaagccatgcttttgtggatttggatgtgtgctttgggtcgttgtcgctctgaaaggtgaacttcctcttcagctttctaacggatgcttTGGggttttgggggacttgatgtttgttcttacaaacttcagctgggcttggatgtttttctttgtaagtaaaggcttccgtcttgccaccctaccccatagcccattcatatgaagaatacgggagtttgttgtcacatgtagcacacagccagtacttgccagaaattcctgcagttccttaaatgttgctgttggcctcttggaagcctccctggaCAGTTTTCttatcatcttttcatcaatcttggagggacatccagttcatggtaatgtttctgttgggacatattttctccacttgatgatgattgtcttcactgtgttccatggtatatctaatgctttggaaattattttgtacccgtctcctgactgatatctttcaacaatgaggtccctctgatgctttggaagctctttgcggaccatggcttttgctctgagatgcaacttagaaaatgtcaggaaaatagaacagctgaacttaattctgaaaacagccacatccccagttataagagggtgtgcacacttatgcaaccaggttattgtaaggtttttatttttcatttgttccgcctcaaatatttgtttgttttcaattgaattgttcacattataggtcacattaaaagtggaaaaagttctgacttgatttatatttgtctcattcttttacatcacaaaaacctgtcattaacaggggtgtgtagaatgtttatatccactgtaggagCTGAAAAAGCAACACTTTGAACTTCTTTATAGTGCCGGTTTTCTGGACATGGCTCAACTGAGGTTTTTCATTCAGGTTGACTCCAGGAACTAGATTAATCAGTGTCCTCGAAACCAGCCTTTACCTACAGTATAACGGGAACTGTTGAAACACAATGGACACAGGTTAGAACCAGTGTAAATACTGTATCACTTCCAATCATACGTTAATCCTTTAAACACCTTCTGTGTCATGAAACGGGTGGAATTTGGGCAATTTTTGAGTTTCCCGTTATTTCCATCTTTCTCTTATTCCCTCTATCACCTAACTCTCCTAATTCTCTtcgtccctctcccccttcctccctcctcctcctctccagttGGCCCCGGGTAAACAGGTCTGGTCCTGCTCCTCCATCCTATGGCGGTGTTACTCCTACCTGGagctgtctctcctctttcagCGGCCTTTCCTCACCTACAGCCTGGCCCTCTCCTTTTTCAACTGCGGCTACTTCGTGCCATATGTCCACCTGGTGGCCCACAGTCGTCACGAGGGCTTCACTGAGTACCAGGTGACCATCGACTCACATTGAAACCTACGcgtttgtttgtaaatgtaatgcTCATTTTCAACCCTAAAATACACCCCCCGTTGCCTTCCAGGCTGCCTTCGTCATCTCGGCCACAGGTATAAGCGACATTGTGGGCCGTGTGGTGGCCGGCTGGTCCTCTGACCTGGGTCGCTTCCGCCTCCTCCACCTGCTGACCCTCTGGACGGGCCTGACgggcctcttcctcctcctcctgcccctGGGCTCCATGGGCGGGACATCCTACCCGGGTCTGCTGACCGTCGGCCTGCTTTACGGGTTCTGCTCCGGCGCCATGACCCCGCTGGTGTTCGCCGCAGTGCCGGAGATCGTGGGCATGGAACGGATGCTGGGCGCTCTGGGGCTCCTGCAGATGATCGAGAGCTCGGGCGGACTGCTGGGGGCACCGCTGTCAGGTACAACGGCGGAGATGAGCGGCAGTGAAGCATAATCATCCGATTCCTCTCCCAGTCATCCCCCCTTACCTCCCCCCAAATTAATTCACCCTAACCCACTTACAACCTTGTCTCGTTGCAGCAACTCCGCGAGTCAAAGACTGTGATTTATACCCCCCTAAAGTCACTGTGCTTTTTTCACACCGCTCAAACAATCAGAAAGACAGTAGAGCCAATGCAAAGTACGCTTCTGTCGCGCAAGAGGAGACTCCCTCTCCTGACTCCCTTCATGAGGTCATTTGAAGGAGTCCCTTCAGGGCAATCAGTCAAATAAAttcaaaatgcatgtttttagaATTAGAGTTAGACAGTGTTGCTGGCCAAAATGCATTTTACTGTGGTCCTCCCAACCATAACCAGGCAAGGGGTGCAGTCAAGGCTTGAATGTAGACTGTTATGGATGCCTCCGCACTGCAATGCAGTGCTCTAGAATGCAGCGccggccgggtgtttctgtctGCATTGTTTGGTGAAGGGATTAGGAACACATTTCTGCAAGCATTACTATTCCCCATGGTGGTTAATCTACACCCTAAGTATTGCTCTCAGTTACCGAATTGAAGAGCCATATTTATCCActgttgacatttttaaaatgtcaagtCGATCTGGGTCAAATCAGTTTATGATTAGCTAACTGAAGTGGACCTTTGAACCTGGGATAGGAAACTGAATTAGGTCAATAACAAAGATTTGACCTGGGCTTGGGTAGAGAAGTTCCCATGGTTTTAGTGTCTATGAAATTagttttaaaattaaattgttTACTTGTTTGCCAGTTTCCAGTAGCTTTTCGTTTAAAATCAAAAGCTTCCCTGTACGGCTGTACTATTGAACAAGCATAGGAATGGGTAAACCTGCATTTCAGGACTAGTCCAATTCATGTCTGGATTGGGATTCACAGCAGGTGCCAGGCTTGGAGTGATGAAGCCAGGGGGTGTTGATGAAGGATCCAGGAGCTTGGAGTCCCGGGAGATGTTATTGTTGGGCTGAAGTTCTTAGACTGCTGTCAGGAGATCTTCGAAACAACTTTGTAGGAATACGCAAAAGACTTGTTTTGAATTGTACAgtcttaaaataaaacacaaacgtGTGCAGACGTGTAGGTCAATACTCTCCGACACCCTGTCACGCTTCACTTTCAGTTCTCTTCCCTTCCTCCATCTAATGGGtgccatttctctctctctcttgttttctcCACCTCTAATAACGTTTGAATCTATACCTCGGCAGGTTGGCTAAAGGATCAGACGGGGAGTTACACCGCTTCCTTTTTGGTCGCCGGGGGATTCCTCCTGCTGGGTACCATGGTAACAACCACTCTGCCTCACTTCTGGTCCTGTGCTAACCCGTCCGCTCTCCGGAGAGACACCCAGAATCAGAGTCAGCAGGACCAGGGTCCCGAAATCGGCCTTATGACAAGCTCCATATCAGACAAACTGAACTACATAGAGAACAAACCACACCCTCAACTGGACCATAATGGCCTCCAGGCGGAACCGGCCGAGCACATCACTCTAAACCAAAGCAGGACCAGTGATGACAATACCAAATGCTGATTGGTTGTGGGGTGCTAGCAACCATACCTCATCGAACCAAAACCAGCAATAATTATTCCTTTCATATATTATGTGCCTGTGAATCTGACCAATAAGTTAGCTGAGCTTTCTTCCTTTCTTATGTACCAATTTTGTATATTACAatgagaaacaggaaacagttGCCAAGTGTATTTTGGCCTTTATTTACTGTGACACTTAGGAGAACGAGTTATCAAGTAAGCAGCACTCCATGAGCTTCCAAGACAGGAAACTAGTCAAAGCACTGCACACGCATTGTTTGATCCTGACCAAAACCTCCAGCATGTTTGCACTGCAACCAAAAAGAGAGTCCCAACCGGGTCACTAAAGCACAGCAGCATAGTTTGCATAATAACCTGAATCAGGGGTGGGAAAACTTTTTGATTCAAGGCCCACATGGGCATTTTGAAGTTCAACAGAGggctgtaaatatttttttatttgatgtaaaatgtgtttgtcgAAATCTATTTTTGCTGGCCAGAAAAGCACAGTTATTGACACACATATAGGtctataataattattattatgtacTTTGCATCAAGTTTGAGATGTTTAGTAGAGGGTTTGTGATTTTAATAACCACATAAAACATAAATTGGGCCGGATTTAATCGTATTTATgattatatttgcaaatatatatGCCATATTATGAAAAGCAGCCAGAATCAGTATATTAGCCTGTCTTCTAATTTGATTGTAGAAAAAATGAACAGACcttctgaaataaattaactgcGAGATGGTATATTAATTTCTGAATACAAATGTGTCTGCCTACCAAGAATGTGAGCCAGCTGAGCCTAGTAACGTACAGTTACTGTAGCCTAGTATACAGTTTTAAGTTACTGTAGTTACTGTAACAATGCACTAATACTATAGCTGCTGAGCAATGCATTCCAAGCTAGCACCACTAAAGCTAAGGGTAGCTAGGTAGCCAGCGaatttataaatatgtatatctATTTCAGATGTTAGGGGATGAACTTCCAACTTTGTCAGACAGTGAGGGTGAAAACCACAGCGGGAAGGATTGGTTCACCAGTAAACCaatgtatgttgtatgttaGCTAATAACCAATATAATATCAACAGGGGCGACATTAGGGctcagccccacctgttgtcaacagaaataaatgttatttttatttctcgaagatgaCTTCCTATCATTTATCAATGAATTTAGCATCTTCCTGAATTGcatttaatttgtgttaggatttgatttattttcattggtccctgccttgctgcttcagactgcgttctgccaattcgagttcgcagtaggccataggctaagcgtgcgtacaatgcaatgtacattgtacgtgtgaaaatattaatacgcatgctcagaatgttagtgtgatcaatgtagatcatacaaatttgatgccaagtggggctgacagtcGTTTGCCCCACTACAGCTTCTTTTCGTATTTCCGACcggattggctgtctgtctgtctcgcgcCAACTTTAGTCAgaaagaagagcgaggagggtagactgtcttagctagcttgttagtttcacaaacgccagataaacACCAGAAAATTTATAACGTGGATTTCATACCCGAGCACCgttttgaaacccttaatttggaggagaaacttgaagtaaagtgacttggggcccatcagccacgggatattgtcatcactcaaactgctggtaaaagtaaccgcgggtttaacatggagtggtttttgaagaaaaagtggctaacggttagcatacaaaagaaggcactcttctgttttccaagTCTGCttgatttgaaacatctttctcagaggattgcaaaacatgagagcagcgggagtcacctggacaatgctgtgaaattgggcttacttggaagggtaaatgtcgcagcccaagttgacagtgcatacaggtgctccattgagcagcaaaacaaacaggtggaggaaaacaggtacgttctcagtcggatcataacatgtattaaactgtgtggaaaatgtgaaaccgcactgcaggggcacAACGAGTCGGTgaactccctgaatcctggaatattcagatgcatttttgagactatgtgtgagggcgattcgagacttcagaggcactatgatgctcagcccatcttcaaagggacatctagcactgtacaaaacgaactgttagactgtatgtatgtatacagggaggagatagccaagcaagtggacgagacatcatttgttgccatacaagcagatgagacaactgatgtctcctgtaaatcacaaatggtggttgtgttgcgatacatgttgcctgacaattcagtgacagagaggtttttggagtttgtggaagtcaaagataaaactggactcgacctctctaatagcatcaaaaGTGTGCTGGAACTACTGAAGCtggggagaaaagctgatcgttCAGATTTATGAAGgtgtggctgtaatgagtggaaatgtcTGAGGGGTACTGACGCTAATAAAAgtgacatacccacatgcccagtttgttcaatgctatgctcaccagctgaacctgatcTTGCatcaactttgttcagcaaggatgagcatcctgaatgtgttttttgctgatttaactgcttttgccacctttttctctggcgctccaaaacgtgttgcagcactttgctgaggcaacacagagacgtaTTCCAAGGACACCCGCTGTACGGTGGAACTTTAAAAGTTAAACTGTCAAttcagtttgggaaaaccgcgctgcgctactcctgtgtatggaggtcaTACGCACActaccaggatgggatgaggacaccataagtgaggcataaggcctgtaaaaaaaactctgggaccgagcctttctgcagctcctggaattttttttcattatgccagaagtttgttttatacaacactctgcaaaaacggagcatcgatgcatctgggattagcagtgcgctcaaggagaatgtccagaatatgcggaagcaaactgatgaatgggctgccaccgttcacggtGGAACAGATGAGCCAGGCCgatgagtaaccaacacagcgccgatgattaaggaggcatgcgacccagtcatctcccaggtggagaagaggttttcacaaagtgaccacctgatcgctgccaagctggtttaCAGCTCGCTTTTCCCACAATttttcctgtcattccctacatcggagcttgactgtgcggtgaaactatggcctctaggaaatgaGGAAAAATTTAAGTCTGAGCTGatcactctgtaccgccacactgagtttcacactggtaagacagaCCTGTCTCTGTAATATCCATCCATGAAAACAACCTAGAGgtggcttttgctgagaccgtcactctgctgaaaattatcataacaatacctacagtggatatacaaagtctacacacccctgttaaaatgccaggttcttgtgatgtaaaagaatgagacaaaattaaatcatatcagaactttttccaccttttattgtgacctataacatgaacaattcaattgaaaaacaaactgaaatctttgagggggggaaatgaaaaactcacaataacctggttgcataagtgtgcacaccattaaactaatactgtgttgaagcaccttttgattttattacatcactcagtctttttgggaaggagtCTATAAGCattgcacatcttgacgtggcaatatttgcccactcttctttgcaaaagcactccaaatctgtcagatatctcctgtgcacagccctcaggtatgggctctggctgggccattccaataCGTAaattttcttctggtgaagccatacttttgtggatttgaatgtgtgctttgggtcgttgttgtgctgaaaggtgaacttcctcttcatcttcagctttctaacggatgcctgaaggttttgtgccaaaattgcctggtatttggaactgtttataattccctccaccctgactaaggcccgagttccagctgaagaaaaacagccccaaagcatgatgatgccaccaccatgcttcactgtgggtatggtgttctttgggtgatgtgcagtgttgcttttgtgccaaacataccttttggaattatggccaaaaagttcaaccttgatttcatcagaccacatgcttttgggggacttaatgtttatttttgcaaattcagccaggcttggatgcttttctttgtaagaaaagtcttccttcttgccactctaccccatagcccattcatatgaagaatacaggagattgttgtcacatgtagcacccagccagaaattcctgcagttcctttaatgttgctgtaggcctcttggaagcctccctgacctgttttttttctgtcttttcatcaattttggagggacgtccagttcttggtaatgtcactgttgtgccatattttctccacttgatgatgactgtcttcactgtgttccatggtatatctaatgctttggaaattattttgtacccctgactgatatctttcaacaatgagatccctcagatgctttggaagctctctgcggaccatggcttttgctctgagatgcaactaagaaaatgtcaggaaaatcctactagaacagctgaacttcatttgtgattaatcagagtcactttaaatgatggcaggggtgtaatgacttctatttaacatgcgtttgaatgtgattggtaaattctgaacacagccacatccccagttataagagggtgtggacacttatgcaaccaggttatgataaggtttttatttttccccctcaaagatttgtttgttttcaattgaattgttcacattataggtcacattaaaagtggaaaaagttctgacatgatttatctttgtctcattcttttacatcacaaaaacctgacatttttacaggggtgtgt from Esox lucius isolate fEsoLuc1 chromosome 24, fEsoLuc1.pri, whole genome shotgun sequence carries:
- the slc16a13 gene encoding monocarboxylate transporter 13, whose protein sequence is MASPQALKGPRSQPASPDGGRGRGWMMVGALFMCSALVFGIIRSLGVFFVEFVLYFGESAQAISWITSIGLAMQQCISPVGTALCNAYGARPVVMAGGFLSGLGIILASQATCVTHLYLTMGIISGSGWALVFTPMVASVMQYFTLRRSLAMALGFTGIGLSSFVFSPFFQLLLEMYAWRGALLILGGLSLNMVACGALIRPLGAPKAVAALAPGKQVWSCSSILWRCYSYLELSLLFQRPFLTYSLALSFFNCGYFVPYVHLVAHSRHEGFTEYQAAFVISATGISDIVGRVVAGWSSDLGRFRLLHLLTLWTGLTGLFLLLLPLGSMGGTSYPGLLTVGLLYGFCSGAMTPLVFAAVPEIVGMERMLGALGLLQMIESSGGLLGAPLSGWLKDQTGSYTASFLVAGGFLLLGTMVTTTLPHFWSCANPSALRRDTQNQSQQDQGPEIGLMTSSISDKLNYIENKPHPQLDHNGLQAEPAEHITLNQSRTSDDNTKC